The following are encoded in a window of Heliangelus exortis chromosome 9, bHelExo1.hap1, whole genome shotgun sequence genomic DNA:
- the DGKD gene encoding diacylglycerol kinase delta isoform X5, which translates to MLMKQTSSFQRWKRRYFKLRGRTLYYAKTAKSIIFDEVDLTDASVAESSTKNVNNSFTVITPCRKLILCADNRKEMEDWIAALKTVQNREHFESTQYSMDHFSGMHNWYACSHARPTYCNVCREALSGVTSHGLSCEVCKFKAHKRCAVRATNNCKWTTLASIGKDIIEDENGISMPHQWLEGNLPVSAKCTVCDKTCGSVLRLQDWRCLWCKAMVHTACKELLPNKCPLGLCKVSVIPPTALNSIDSDGFWKATCPPSCTSPLLVFVNSKSGDNQGVKFLRRFKQLLNPAQVFDLMNGGPHLGLRLFQKFDTFRILVCGGDGSVGWVLSEIDSLNLHKQCQLGVLPLGTGNDLARVLGWGSACDDDTQLPQILEKLERASTKMLDRWSIMVYETKLPRQASTSTVTEDFSEDSEVQKILFYEDSVAAHLSKILTSDQHSVVISSAKVLCETVKDFVARVGKAYEKATESSEESEVMARKCSVLKEKLDSLLKALNEESQASSSLPNPPPTIAEETEDGDGSGSACDSSSDRSVGSSCAARPQIFRPREQLMLRANSLKKAIRQIIEHAEKAVDEQNAQTQEQEGFLLSLSAPEEGKELRNEDKISLQSSHSSSYGVSKGRGQRKASKSPCERLINKGSLSLGSSASLPPQTGNRDNLPMLNTKILYPNIRAGMSGSLPGSSVISRLLIHADPFNSEPENLECYTEKCVMNNYFGIGLDAKISLDFNNKRDEHPEKCRSRTKNMMWYGVLGTKELLHRTYKNLEQKVLLECDGRPIPLPSLQGIAVLNIPSYAGGTNFWGGTKEDDTFTAPSFDDKILEVVAVFGSMQMAVSRVINLQHHRIAQCRTVKIAILGEEGVPVQVDGEAWIQPPGYIWIVHKNRAQTLTRDRAFESTLKSWEDKQKCELSRPSSFSLQPEIMSEEESTQINQFGQAAAALIHSIREIAQSYQDMEQELAHAVNASSKSMDKVYAKSKSTEGLNCSLVVEMVNNVKALHNETELLLAGKMALQLDPPQKEQLQAALADMDLQLRKLADIPWLWQLMEPCDEENQMLDYSKRSRSGKFRLVTKFKKEKNNKNKETHSSMGLPVHLWGTEEVAAWLEHLSLCEYKDIFIRHDVRGSELLHLERRDLKDLGVTKVGHMKRILHGIKELSRSTPASEV; encoded by the exons GTTATCACTCCATGTCGGAAGCTCATCCTTTGTGCTGATAacaggaaagagatggaggatTGGATTGCAGCACTGAAGACTGTGCAGAACCGTGAACATTTTGAG TCCACCCAGTACAGCATGGACCATTTCTCAGGGATGCATAACTGGTACGCCTGCTCGCACGCTCGGCCAACGTACTGCAACGTCTGTCGGGAGGCATTATCTGGAGTCACATCACATGGGCTTTCCTGTGAAG TGTGCAAGTTTAAAGCCCACAAGCGGTGTGCGGTGCGGGCAACCAATAACTGCAAGTGGACAACTCTGGCCTCTATTGGGAAGGATATCATTGAAGATGAAAATGGG ATCTCAATGCCACATCAGTGGTTGGAAGGAAACCTGCCTGTGAGTGCCAAATGCACTGTGTGTGATAAAACCTGTGGCAGTGTCCTACGTTTGCAAGACTGGCGCTGCCTTTGGTGCAAAGCCATG GTACACACAGCATGTAAAGAGTTGCTGCCAAACAAGTGCCCTCTTGGGCTGTGCAAGGTATCTGTCATTCCTCCTACTGCTCTCAACAGCATTGACTCAGATG GTTTCTGGAAAGCTACGTGTCCCCCTTCATGCACAAGCCCATTGTTGGTCTTTGTCAACTCAAAAAGCGGAGACAACCAAGGCGTAAAATTTCTGCGAAGATTCAAACAGCTGCTGAATCCAGCCCAGGTCTTTGACCTCATGAATGGAGGACCTCACCTTGG tTTACGCTTGTTCCAGAAATTTGACACTTTCCGGATTCTGGTTTGTGGTGGGGATGGAAGCGTTGGTTGGGTTCTCTCCGAAATCGATAGCCTCAATCTTCACAAGCAG TGCCAGCTGGGAGTGCTGCCCTTGGGAACAGGGAATGACCTTGCCCGTGTGTTAGGCTGGGGCTCTGCTTGTGATGATGATACCCAGCTCCCCCAGatcctggagaagctggagagggCCAGTACCAAAATGCTGGACAG GTGGAGCATCATGGTGTATGAAACCAAACTCCCTCGTCAGGCCTCCACTTCCACAGTCACTGAAGATTTCAGTGAGGATTCTGAG GTGCAGAAGATTCTCTTCTATGAAGACTCTGTGGCTGCTCATTTGTCCAAAATTTTGACTTCTGACCAACACTCTGTGGTCATCTCCTCAGCCAA GGTGCTTTGTGAGACAGTGAAGGATTTTGTGGCTCGAGTAGGGAAAGCCTATGAGAAGGCAACAGAAAGCTCAGAGGAATCAGAGGTCATGGCCAGGAAG TGCTCTGTCCTGAAGGAGAAGTTGGACTCGTTGCTGAAGGCACTGAATGAGGAATCTCAAGCATCTTCATCTCTGCCAAACCCTCCTCCTACCATTGCAGAGGAAACTGAAGATGGTGATGGGTCAGGCAGTGCTTGTGATTCTTCCAGTGACCGATCAGTGGGCTCATCATGTGCTGCCCGGCCCCAGATATTTCGCCCCCGAGAACAGCTGATGCTGAGAGCCAACAGCCTGAAAAAGGCCATTCGTCAGATAATAGAGCATGCAGAAAAAG CTGTAGATGAGCAGAATGCCCAgacccaggagcaggagggcttcctcctcagcctctcagCCCCTGAGGAGGGCAAGGAGCTGCGGAACGAGGATAAAATCTCCCTGCAGTcatcacacagcagcagctatGGAGTGTCCAAAGGGAGGGGCCAGCGGAAAG CCTCTAAGTCTCCTTGTGAAAGACTAATAAACAAAGGAAGTTTGTCACTGGGCAGCTCTGCATCTCTTCCTCCCCAGACAGGAAACCGGGACAACTTGCCAATGCTGAACACAAAAATCCTCTACCCAA ATATCCGTGCTGGCATGTCTGGATCTTTGCCTGGGAGCTCTGTCATCAGCCGATTGTTGATCCATGCTGATCCCTTTAACTCTGAGCCTGAAAATCT TGAATGTTACACAGAGAAGTGTGTCATGAATAATTACTTTGGAATTGGACTGGATGCGAAGATTTCTTTGGACTTCAACAACAAACGTGATGAGCACCCAGAGAAATGCAG AAGTCGTACTAAAAATATGATGTGGTATGGAGTATTGGGGACCAAGGAACTGCTACACAGAACATACAAAAACCTGGAGCAGAAAGTCTTGCTGGAG TGTGATGGGAGGCCAATCCCTTTGCCCAGTCTTCAGGGGATTGCTGTACTCAACATTCCCAGCTACGCAGGAGGCACCAACTTCTGGGGGGGGACCAAGGAAGATGAT ACTTTTACAGCCCCCTCCTTTGATGACAAGATTTTGGAGGTGGTAGCAGTGTTTGGGAGCATGCAGATGGCAGTGTCACGAGTGATAAACCTACAGCATCACCGGATTGCACAG TGCCGGACAGTGAAGATAGCAATCCTGGGGGAAGAGGGCGTTCCCGTGCAAGTAGATGGAGAAGCCTGGATCCAGCCTCCTGGTTACATTTGGATTGTTCATAAGAACAGAGCTCAGACCCTCACCCGAGACAGG GCATTTGAGAGCACCCTGAAGTCCTGGGAGGACAAACAGAAGTGTGAGTTGTCCCGaccctcctctttctctctgcaaCCAGAGATCATGTCTGAAGAAGAATCCACCCAGATCAACCAGTTTGGtcaagctgcagctgctctcatTCATAG CATTCGGGAAATAGCCCAATCCTATCAGGATATGGAACAGGAGCTTGCCCATGCTGTCAATGCCAGCTCCAAGTCTATGGACAAAGTCTACGCTAAATCCAAGTCTACAGAG GGTCTGAACTGCAGCCTTGTTGTAGAGATGGTGAATAATGTCAAAGCCCTGCACAACgagacagagctgctgctggcaggcaaGATGGCACTG CAGTTAGATCCTCCCCAGAAGGAGCAGCTCCAAGCAGCCCTGGCAGACATGGACCTCCAGCTGAGGAAACTGGCAGACATCCCTTGGCTGTGGCAGCTGATGGAGCCCTGCGATGAGGAG aaCCAGATGCTGGATTATTCTAAACGCAGCCGCAGTGGCAAATTTCGGCTGGTGACcaaatttaaaaaggagaagaacaacaaaaataagGAGACTCATAGTAGCATGGGATTGCCCG TTCACCTCTGGGGAACGGAGGAGGTTGCGGCCTGGCTTGAGCATCTCAGTCTTTGTGAGTATAAGGATATCTTCATCCGGCATGACGTCCGGGGCTCTGAGCTCCTGCACCTCGAGCGGAGGGACCTCAAG gACCTGGGTGTGACCAAAGTGGGTCACATGAAGAGAATACTGCACGGGATCAAGGAGCTGAGCCGGAGTACTCCTGCCAGCGAGGTTTAG
- the DGKD gene encoding diacylglycerol kinase delta isoform X4 has protein sequence MIHPNQCPRRGRSAEIRVIPLFQSTCMTGGNNNCGKVEEQGIAGDPERECAVLCEKQHGCHSPDKRKSEVITPCRKLILCADNRKEMEDWIAALKTVQNREHFESTQYSMDHFSGMHNWYACSHARPTYCNVCREALSGVTSHGLSCEVCKFKAHKRCAVRATNNCKWTTLASIGKDIIEDENGISMPHQWLEGNLPVSAKCTVCDKTCGSVLRLQDWRCLWCKAMVHTACKELLPNKCPLGLCKVSVIPPTALNSIDSDGFWKATCPPSCTSPLLVFVNSKSGDNQGVKFLRRFKQLLNPAQVFDLMNGGPHLGLRLFQKFDTFRILVCGGDGSVGWVLSEIDSLNLHKQCQLGVLPLGTGNDLARVLGWGSACDDDTQLPQILEKLERASTKMLDRWSIMVYETKLPRQASTSTVTEDFSEDSEVQKILFYEDSVAAHLSKILTSDQHSVVISSAKVLCETVKDFVARVGKAYEKATESSEESEVMARKCSVLKEKLDSLLKALNEESQASSSLPNPPPTIAEETEDGDGSGSACDSSSDRSVGSSCAARPQIFRPREQLMLRANSLKKAIRQIIEHAEKAVDEQNAQTQEQEGFLLSLSAPEEGKELRNEDKISLQSSHSSSYGVSKGRGQRKASKSPCERLINKGSLSLGSSASLPPQTGNRDNLPMLNTKILYPNIRAGMSGSLPGSSVISRLLIHADPFNSEPENLECYTEKCVMNNYFGIGLDAKISLDFNNKRDEHPEKCRSRTKNMMWYGVLGTKELLHRTYKNLEQKVLLECDGRPIPLPSLQGIAVLNIPSYAGGTNFWGGTKEDDTFTAPSFDDKILEVVAVFGSMQMAVSRVINLQHHRIAQCRTVKIAILGEEGVPVQVDGEAWIQPPGYIWIVHKNRAQTLTRDRAFESTLKSWEDKQKCELSRPSSFSLQPEIMSEEESTQINQFGQAAAALIHSIREIAQSYQDMEQELAHAVNASSKSMDKVYAKSKSTEGLNCSLVVEMVNNVKALHNETELLLAGKMALQLDPPQKEQLQAALADMDLQLRKLADIPWLWQLMEPCDEENQMLDYSKRSRSGKFRLVTKFKKEKNNKNKETHSSMGLPVHLWGTEEVAAWLEHLSLCEYKDIFIRHDVRGSELLHLERRDLKDLGVTKVGHMKRILHGIKELSRSTPASEV, from the exons GTTATCACTCCATGTCGGAAGCTCATCCTTTGTGCTGATAacaggaaagagatggaggatTGGATTGCAGCACTGAAGACTGTGCAGAACCGTGAACATTTTGAG TCCACCCAGTACAGCATGGACCATTTCTCAGGGATGCATAACTGGTACGCCTGCTCGCACGCTCGGCCAACGTACTGCAACGTCTGTCGGGAGGCATTATCTGGAGTCACATCACATGGGCTTTCCTGTGAAG TGTGCAAGTTTAAAGCCCACAAGCGGTGTGCGGTGCGGGCAACCAATAACTGCAAGTGGACAACTCTGGCCTCTATTGGGAAGGATATCATTGAAGATGAAAATGGG ATCTCAATGCCACATCAGTGGTTGGAAGGAAACCTGCCTGTGAGTGCCAAATGCACTGTGTGTGATAAAACCTGTGGCAGTGTCCTACGTTTGCAAGACTGGCGCTGCCTTTGGTGCAAAGCCATG GTACACACAGCATGTAAAGAGTTGCTGCCAAACAAGTGCCCTCTTGGGCTGTGCAAGGTATCTGTCATTCCTCCTACTGCTCTCAACAGCATTGACTCAGATG GTTTCTGGAAAGCTACGTGTCCCCCTTCATGCACAAGCCCATTGTTGGTCTTTGTCAACTCAAAAAGCGGAGACAACCAAGGCGTAAAATTTCTGCGAAGATTCAAACAGCTGCTGAATCCAGCCCAGGTCTTTGACCTCATGAATGGAGGACCTCACCTTGG tTTACGCTTGTTCCAGAAATTTGACACTTTCCGGATTCTGGTTTGTGGTGGGGATGGAAGCGTTGGTTGGGTTCTCTCCGAAATCGATAGCCTCAATCTTCACAAGCAG TGCCAGCTGGGAGTGCTGCCCTTGGGAACAGGGAATGACCTTGCCCGTGTGTTAGGCTGGGGCTCTGCTTGTGATGATGATACCCAGCTCCCCCAGatcctggagaagctggagagggCCAGTACCAAAATGCTGGACAG GTGGAGCATCATGGTGTATGAAACCAAACTCCCTCGTCAGGCCTCCACTTCCACAGTCACTGAAGATTTCAGTGAGGATTCTGAG GTGCAGAAGATTCTCTTCTATGAAGACTCTGTGGCTGCTCATTTGTCCAAAATTTTGACTTCTGACCAACACTCTGTGGTCATCTCCTCAGCCAA GGTGCTTTGTGAGACAGTGAAGGATTTTGTGGCTCGAGTAGGGAAAGCCTATGAGAAGGCAACAGAAAGCTCAGAGGAATCAGAGGTCATGGCCAGGAAG TGCTCTGTCCTGAAGGAGAAGTTGGACTCGTTGCTGAAGGCACTGAATGAGGAATCTCAAGCATCTTCATCTCTGCCAAACCCTCCTCCTACCATTGCAGAGGAAACTGAAGATGGTGATGGGTCAGGCAGTGCTTGTGATTCTTCCAGTGACCGATCAGTGGGCTCATCATGTGCTGCCCGGCCCCAGATATTTCGCCCCCGAGAACAGCTGATGCTGAGAGCCAACAGCCTGAAAAAGGCCATTCGTCAGATAATAGAGCATGCAGAAAAAG CTGTAGATGAGCAGAATGCCCAgacccaggagcaggagggcttcctcctcagcctctcagCCCCTGAGGAGGGCAAGGAGCTGCGGAACGAGGATAAAATCTCCCTGCAGTcatcacacagcagcagctatGGAGTGTCCAAAGGGAGGGGCCAGCGGAAAG CCTCTAAGTCTCCTTGTGAAAGACTAATAAACAAAGGAAGTTTGTCACTGGGCAGCTCTGCATCTCTTCCTCCCCAGACAGGAAACCGGGACAACTTGCCAATGCTGAACACAAAAATCCTCTACCCAA ATATCCGTGCTGGCATGTCTGGATCTTTGCCTGGGAGCTCTGTCATCAGCCGATTGTTGATCCATGCTGATCCCTTTAACTCTGAGCCTGAAAATCT TGAATGTTACACAGAGAAGTGTGTCATGAATAATTACTTTGGAATTGGACTGGATGCGAAGATTTCTTTGGACTTCAACAACAAACGTGATGAGCACCCAGAGAAATGCAG AAGTCGTACTAAAAATATGATGTGGTATGGAGTATTGGGGACCAAGGAACTGCTACACAGAACATACAAAAACCTGGAGCAGAAAGTCTTGCTGGAG TGTGATGGGAGGCCAATCCCTTTGCCCAGTCTTCAGGGGATTGCTGTACTCAACATTCCCAGCTACGCAGGAGGCACCAACTTCTGGGGGGGGACCAAGGAAGATGAT ACTTTTACAGCCCCCTCCTTTGATGACAAGATTTTGGAGGTGGTAGCAGTGTTTGGGAGCATGCAGATGGCAGTGTCACGAGTGATAAACCTACAGCATCACCGGATTGCACAG TGCCGGACAGTGAAGATAGCAATCCTGGGGGAAGAGGGCGTTCCCGTGCAAGTAGATGGAGAAGCCTGGATCCAGCCTCCTGGTTACATTTGGATTGTTCATAAGAACAGAGCTCAGACCCTCACCCGAGACAGG GCATTTGAGAGCACCCTGAAGTCCTGGGAGGACAAACAGAAGTGTGAGTTGTCCCGaccctcctctttctctctgcaaCCAGAGATCATGTCTGAAGAAGAATCCACCCAGATCAACCAGTTTGGtcaagctgcagctgctctcatTCATAG CATTCGGGAAATAGCCCAATCCTATCAGGATATGGAACAGGAGCTTGCCCATGCTGTCAATGCCAGCTCCAAGTCTATGGACAAAGTCTACGCTAAATCCAAGTCTACAGAG GGTCTGAACTGCAGCCTTGTTGTAGAGATGGTGAATAATGTCAAAGCCCTGCACAACgagacagagctgctgctggcaggcaaGATGGCACTG CAGTTAGATCCTCCCCAGAAGGAGCAGCTCCAAGCAGCCCTGGCAGACATGGACCTCCAGCTGAGGAAACTGGCAGACATCCCTTGGCTGTGGCAGCTGATGGAGCCCTGCGATGAGGAG aaCCAGATGCTGGATTATTCTAAACGCAGCCGCAGTGGCAAATTTCGGCTGGTGACcaaatttaaaaaggagaagaacaacaaaaataagGAGACTCATAGTAGCATGGGATTGCCCG TTCACCTCTGGGGAACGGAGGAGGTTGCGGCCTGGCTTGAGCATCTCAGTCTTTGTGAGTATAAGGATATCTTCATCCGGCATGACGTCCGGGGCTCTGAGCTCCTGCACCTCGAGCGGAGGGACCTCAAG gACCTGGGTGTGACCAAAGTGGGTCACATGAAGAGAATACTGCACGGGATCAAGGAGCTGAGCCGGAGTACTCCTGCCAGCGAGGTTTAG
- the DGKD gene encoding diacylglycerol kinase delta isoform X1: MAEAGAAQPRAGAVGTAASAATEESSDSEPEQEPGSPQKLIRKVSTSGQIRQKTVIKEGMLMKQTSSFQRWKRRYFKLRGRTLYYAKTAKSIIFDEVDLTDASVAESSTKNVNNSFTVITPCRKLILCADNRKEMEDWIAALKTVQNREHFESTQYSMDHFSGMHNWYACSHARPTYCNVCREALSGVTSHGLSCEVCKFKAHKRCAVRATNNCKWTTLASIGKDIIEDENGISMPHQWLEGNLPVSAKCTVCDKTCGSVLRLQDWRCLWCKAMVHTACKELLPNKCPLGLCKVSVIPPTALNSIDSDGFWKATCPPSCTSPLLVFVNSKSGDNQGVKFLRRFKQLLNPAQVFDLMNGGPHLGLRLFQKFDTFRILVCGGDGSVGWVLSEIDSLNLHKQCQLGVLPLGTGNDLARVLGWGSACDDDTQLPQILEKLERASTKMLDRWSIMVYETKLPRQASTSTVTEDFSEDSEVQKILFYEDSVAAHLSKILTSDQHSVVISSAKVLCETVKDFVARVGKAYEKATESSEESEVMARKCSVLKEKLDSLLKALNEESQASSSLPNPPPTIAEETEDGDGSGSACDSSSDRSVGSSCAARPQIFRPREQLMLRANSLKKAIRQIIEHAEKAVDEQNAQTQEQEGFLLSLSAPEEGKELRNEDKISLQSSHSSSYGVSKGRGQRKASKSPCERLINKGSLSLGSSASLPPQTGNRDNLPMLNTKILYPNIRAGMSGSLPGSSVISRLLIHADPFNSEPENLECYTEKCVMNNYFGIGLDAKISLDFNNKRDEHPEKCRSRTKNMMWYGVLGTKELLHRTYKNLEQKVLLECDGRPIPLPSLQGIAVLNIPSYAGGTNFWGGTKEDDTFTAPSFDDKILEVVAVFGSMQMAVSRVINLQHHRIAQCRTVKIAILGEEGVPVQVDGEAWIQPPGYIWIVHKNRAQTLTRDRAFESTLKSWEDKQKCELSRPSSFSLQPEIMSEEESTQINQFGQAAAALIHSIREIAQSYQDMEQELAHAVNASSKSMDKVYAKSKSTEGLNCSLVVEMVNNVKALHNETELLLAGKMALQLDPPQKEQLQAALADMDLQLRKLADIPWLWQLMEPCDEENQMLDYSKRSRSGKFRLVTKFKKEKNNKNKETHSSMGLPVHLWGTEEVAAWLEHLSLCEYKDIFIRHDVRGSELLHLERRDLKDLGVTKVGHMKRILHGIKELSRSTPASEV; encoded by the exons GTTATCACTCCATGTCGGAAGCTCATCCTTTGTGCTGATAacaggaaagagatggaggatTGGATTGCAGCACTGAAGACTGTGCAGAACCGTGAACATTTTGAG TCCACCCAGTACAGCATGGACCATTTCTCAGGGATGCATAACTGGTACGCCTGCTCGCACGCTCGGCCAACGTACTGCAACGTCTGTCGGGAGGCATTATCTGGAGTCACATCACATGGGCTTTCCTGTGAAG TGTGCAAGTTTAAAGCCCACAAGCGGTGTGCGGTGCGGGCAACCAATAACTGCAAGTGGACAACTCTGGCCTCTATTGGGAAGGATATCATTGAAGATGAAAATGGG ATCTCAATGCCACATCAGTGGTTGGAAGGAAACCTGCCTGTGAGTGCCAAATGCACTGTGTGTGATAAAACCTGTGGCAGTGTCCTACGTTTGCAAGACTGGCGCTGCCTTTGGTGCAAAGCCATG GTACACACAGCATGTAAAGAGTTGCTGCCAAACAAGTGCCCTCTTGGGCTGTGCAAGGTATCTGTCATTCCTCCTACTGCTCTCAACAGCATTGACTCAGATG GTTTCTGGAAAGCTACGTGTCCCCCTTCATGCACAAGCCCATTGTTGGTCTTTGTCAACTCAAAAAGCGGAGACAACCAAGGCGTAAAATTTCTGCGAAGATTCAAACAGCTGCTGAATCCAGCCCAGGTCTTTGACCTCATGAATGGAGGACCTCACCTTGG tTTACGCTTGTTCCAGAAATTTGACACTTTCCGGATTCTGGTTTGTGGTGGGGATGGAAGCGTTGGTTGGGTTCTCTCCGAAATCGATAGCCTCAATCTTCACAAGCAG TGCCAGCTGGGAGTGCTGCCCTTGGGAACAGGGAATGACCTTGCCCGTGTGTTAGGCTGGGGCTCTGCTTGTGATGATGATACCCAGCTCCCCCAGatcctggagaagctggagagggCCAGTACCAAAATGCTGGACAG GTGGAGCATCATGGTGTATGAAACCAAACTCCCTCGTCAGGCCTCCACTTCCACAGTCACTGAAGATTTCAGTGAGGATTCTGAG GTGCAGAAGATTCTCTTCTATGAAGACTCTGTGGCTGCTCATTTGTCCAAAATTTTGACTTCTGACCAACACTCTGTGGTCATCTCCTCAGCCAA GGTGCTTTGTGAGACAGTGAAGGATTTTGTGGCTCGAGTAGGGAAAGCCTATGAGAAGGCAACAGAAAGCTCAGAGGAATCAGAGGTCATGGCCAGGAAG TGCTCTGTCCTGAAGGAGAAGTTGGACTCGTTGCTGAAGGCACTGAATGAGGAATCTCAAGCATCTTCATCTCTGCCAAACCCTCCTCCTACCATTGCAGAGGAAACTGAAGATGGTGATGGGTCAGGCAGTGCTTGTGATTCTTCCAGTGACCGATCAGTGGGCTCATCATGTGCTGCCCGGCCCCAGATATTTCGCCCCCGAGAACAGCTGATGCTGAGAGCCAACAGCCTGAAAAAGGCCATTCGTCAGATAATAGAGCATGCAGAAAAAG CTGTAGATGAGCAGAATGCCCAgacccaggagcaggagggcttcctcctcagcctctcagCCCCTGAGGAGGGCAAGGAGCTGCGGAACGAGGATAAAATCTCCCTGCAGTcatcacacagcagcagctatGGAGTGTCCAAAGGGAGGGGCCAGCGGAAAG CCTCTAAGTCTCCTTGTGAAAGACTAATAAACAAAGGAAGTTTGTCACTGGGCAGCTCTGCATCTCTTCCTCCCCAGACAGGAAACCGGGACAACTTGCCAATGCTGAACACAAAAATCCTCTACCCAA ATATCCGTGCTGGCATGTCTGGATCTTTGCCTGGGAGCTCTGTCATCAGCCGATTGTTGATCCATGCTGATCCCTTTAACTCTGAGCCTGAAAATCT TGAATGTTACACAGAGAAGTGTGTCATGAATAATTACTTTGGAATTGGACTGGATGCGAAGATTTCTTTGGACTTCAACAACAAACGTGATGAGCACCCAGAGAAATGCAG AAGTCGTACTAAAAATATGATGTGGTATGGAGTATTGGGGACCAAGGAACTGCTACACAGAACATACAAAAACCTGGAGCAGAAAGTCTTGCTGGAG TGTGATGGGAGGCCAATCCCTTTGCCCAGTCTTCAGGGGATTGCTGTACTCAACATTCCCAGCTACGCAGGAGGCACCAACTTCTGGGGGGGGACCAAGGAAGATGAT ACTTTTACAGCCCCCTCCTTTGATGACAAGATTTTGGAGGTGGTAGCAGTGTTTGGGAGCATGCAGATGGCAGTGTCACGAGTGATAAACCTACAGCATCACCGGATTGCACAG TGCCGGACAGTGAAGATAGCAATCCTGGGGGAAGAGGGCGTTCCCGTGCAAGTAGATGGAGAAGCCTGGATCCAGCCTCCTGGTTACATTTGGATTGTTCATAAGAACAGAGCTCAGACCCTCACCCGAGACAGG GCATTTGAGAGCACCCTGAAGTCCTGGGAGGACAAACAGAAGTGTGAGTTGTCCCGaccctcctctttctctctgcaaCCAGAGATCATGTCTGAAGAAGAATCCACCCAGATCAACCAGTTTGGtcaagctgcagctgctctcatTCATAG CATTCGGGAAATAGCCCAATCCTATCAGGATATGGAACAGGAGCTTGCCCATGCTGTCAATGCCAGCTCCAAGTCTATGGACAAAGTCTACGCTAAATCCAAGTCTACAGAG GGTCTGAACTGCAGCCTTGTTGTAGAGATGGTGAATAATGTCAAAGCCCTGCACAACgagacagagctgctgctggcaggcaaGATGGCACTG CAGTTAGATCCTCCCCAGAAGGAGCAGCTCCAAGCAGCCCTGGCAGACATGGACCTCCAGCTGAGGAAACTGGCAGACATCCCTTGGCTGTGGCAGCTGATGGAGCCCTGCGATGAGGAG aaCCAGATGCTGGATTATTCTAAACGCAGCCGCAGTGGCAAATTTCGGCTGGTGACcaaatttaaaaaggagaagaacaacaaaaataagGAGACTCATAGTAGCATGGGATTGCCCG TTCACCTCTGGGGAACGGAGGAGGTTGCGGCCTGGCTTGAGCATCTCAGTCTTTGTGAGTATAAGGATATCTTCATCCGGCATGACGTCCGGGGCTCTGAGCTCCTGCACCTCGAGCGGAGGGACCTCAAG gACCTGGGTGTGACCAAAGTGGGTCACATGAAGAGAATACTGCACGGGATCAAGGAGCTGAGCCGGAGTACTCCTGCCAGCGAGGTTTAG